In Candidatus Mycalebacterium zealandia, one DNA window encodes the following:
- the bioF gene encoding 8-amino-7-oxononanoate synthase: MNPLDRIDFELSAIREKRLFRELTELQSGQIPEVLIGGKKYILLGSNGYLGLAAHTGVKKAAREALEKYGAGSGGSRLVSGTTDLHRELEEKIAAFKKTEAAIVFSSGYLANIGTIQAIAGAGDVIFSDELNHASIIDGCSLSGSEVRVYRHLDFGHLEDLIVAEKSAAAKLIVTDTVFSMDGDLADLSALCEIAEKHNCALMVDEAHATGVLGGRGSGATEHFGVESRVGVTMGTLSKAVGSTGGYIAGSKKLIEFIRNRARSFIFDTSPPASALAASLAAIEIIERDSAMRFHLWRMVDMFKTGLEKTGLEVLPSQSAIVPVLIGEPDDAMKFAAALRENGVYTPAVRPPSVPPGKCRIRASIMATHEKTHIEKAVKAFAKAKTSVL, encoded by the coding sequence ATGAACCCGCTTGACCGTATTGATTTCGAACTTTCAGCCATACGCGAAAAGAGGCTTTTTCGTGAACTGACCGAACTTCAAAGCGGACAGATTCCCGAAGTTTTAATCGGTGGCAAAAAATACATTCTTCTCGGTTCAAACGGTTATCTGGGGCTCGCCGCGCACACAGGAGTGAAAAAAGCCGCTCGTGAGGCGCTTGAAAAATACGGTGCGGGAAGCGGCGGTTCGCGGCTTGTCAGCGGAACTACAGACCTTCACCGCGAACTTGAGGAGAAAATAGCCGCTTTCAAAAAAACCGAAGCGGCGATTGTTTTCAGTTCGGGTTATCTTGCCAACATCGGCACAATTCAGGCAATTGCGGGCGCGGGCGATGTTATTTTCAGCGATGAACTCAACCACGCTTCAATAATAGACGGTTGTTCGCTTTCGGGCTCGGAAGTCAGGGTTTACCGTCATTTGGATTTCGGGCATTTGGAGGATTTGATAGTCGCGGAAAAATCCGCCGCCGCGAAACTGATTGTTACCGACACTGTTTTCAGCATGGACGGAGATCTCGCCGATTTGTCCGCGCTTTGCGAAATCGCCGAAAAACACAATTGCGCGCTTATGGTTGATGAGGCTCACGCGACCGGGGTTTTGGGCGGGCGCGGCAGCGGCGCGACCGAGCATTTCGGGGTTGAAAGCAGGGTGGGCGTTACAATGGGGACGCTCTCAAAAGCGGTCGGTTCAACCGGCGGATACATAGCGGGGAGCAAAAAACTCATTGAGTTCATACGCAACAGGGCGCGGAGTTTTATTTTTGACACTTCGCCTCCCGCGTCCGCGCTCGCGGCGTCTCTTGCGGCAATAGAAATTATAGAGCGCGATTCGGCGATGCGATTCCACCTCTGGAGGATGGTTGACATGTTCAAGACGGGGCTTGAAAAAACGGGGCTTGAAGTTCTGCCCTCGCAGTCCGCGATTGTTCCCGTTCTTATCGGAGAACCCGATGACGCAATGAAATTTGCGGCGGCTTTGCGCGAAAACGGCGTTTACACGCCCGCCGTCCGTCCGCCGTCCGTTCCGCCCGGAAAGTGCAGAATAAGGGCGTCAATTATGGCGACTCACGAAAAGACGCATATTGAAAAAGCGGTTAAGGCGTTTGCGAAAGCGAAAACTTCAGTTCTCTGA
- a CDS encoding prepilin-type N-terminal cleavage/methylation domain-containing protein, giving the protein MKNGGYSLIELLFVLTVAAVTVGLSLPFLIQYAEKSRFESAAQKVETHIRRKKCSP; this is encoded by the coding sequence ATGAAAAACGGCGGATATTCACTTATTGAGTTGCTTTTTGTTCTTACGGTAGCGGCGGTGACAGTCGGGCTATCTCTTCCGTTCCTTATCCAATACGCGGAAAAATCCCGTTTTGAAAGCGCGGCGCAAAAGGTGGAAACCCATATAAGGCGGAAAAAATGCTCGCCATAA
- the ilvD gene encoding dihydroxy-acid dehydratase has product MAKNKNLRKFSSIYVEGPDRAPSRAMLRAVGFKDKDFSRPVVGIASTWSMVTPCNMHIDKLAIRAGNGANRAGGKAVIFNTITVSDGISMGTPGMRYSLVSREVIADSIETVTAAEGFDGLVAIGGCDKNMPGCMMAIARLNRPAVFVYGGTIMPGCHDGKDVDIVSVFEAVGSHASGEISAGKLKKIESDAIPGPGSCGGMYTANTMASAIEAMGMSLPGSSAQVAISREKNTDCVEAGKAVLNMMKKGIKPSDIMTKKAFENAIAVVTALGGSTNSVLHLIAMAKSANVKLSIDDFSRIGKRTPVLADLKPSGTYMMADFCKIGGLLPLMKTMLENRLLHGDCLTVTGKTLKENLRGAKKYPASQKIVCSLKKPLKKDGHLVILRGNLAPEGAVAKITGKEGNSFSGPAIVFDSEEQSMKAILAGKIKKGNVIVVRYEGPKGGPGMREMLGPTAAVVGSGLGDDVALITDGRFSGGSHGFVVGHVTPEAAVGGPLALVKTGDKITIDAKKREINIAVSKAELKRRAARWQKPSPKEKTGTLAKYARLVSSASDGAVTDLADF; this is encoded by the coding sequence ATGGCAAAAAATAAAAACCTCAGAAAGTTCTCCTCAATTTACGTTGAAGGCCCCGACCGCGCTCCCAGCCGTGCGATGCTGAGGGCGGTCGGATTCAAAGACAAAGATTTTTCCCGTCCCGTTGTGGGAATTGCTTCAACATGGAGCATGGTAACCCCTTGCAATATGCACATAGATAAACTCGCAATCCGCGCCGGAAACGGAGCAAACCGTGCAGGCGGAAAAGCCGTTATTTTCAACACAATTACGGTCTCGGACGGCATTTCAATGGGAACTCCGGGAATGAGATATTCCCTCGTTTCAAGAGAGGTAATCGCGGACTCAATAGAAACAGTCACGGCGGCGGAGGGTTTTGACGGACTTGTCGCGATTGGCGGCTGCGATAAAAATATGCCCGGCTGCATGATGGCGATTGCGCGCCTGAACCGCCCTGCGGTTTTTGTTTACGGCGGAACGATAATGCCCGGTTGCCACGATGGAAAAGATGTGGACATAGTGTCGGTTTTTGAAGCGGTCGGCTCTCACGCGAGCGGTGAAATAAGCGCGGGCAAACTAAAAAAAATAGAATCCGACGCAATACCGGGACCCGGCTCGTGCGGGGGAATGTACACCGCCAACACAATGGCATCGGCGATTGAGGCAATGGGGATGAGTTTGCCTGGCTCATCGGCTCAGGTTGCGATTTCGCGCGAAAAAAACACCGACTGCGTGGAAGCCGGAAAAGCGGTTCTAAATATGATGAAAAAGGGAATTAAGCCGAGCGACATAATGACAAAAAAAGCGTTTGAAAACGCCATCGCGGTCGTAACGGCGCTCGGCGGTTCAACAAACAGCGTGCTTCACCTCATCGCAATGGCAAAATCGGCGAACGTGAAACTGTCAATTGATGATTTCTCCAGAATAGGTAAACGCACGCCCGTTCTTGCCGACTTAAAACCGAGCGGAACGTATATGATGGCGGATTTCTGCAAAATCGGCGGACTGCTCCCTCTTATGAAAACAATGCTTGAGAACAGGCTTCTGCACGGAGACTGTCTGACCGTAACGGGAAAAACTTTAAAGGAAAATCTGCGCGGAGCGAAAAAATATCCCGCGAGTCAGAAAATTGTTTGCTCGCTCAAAAAACCGCTCAAAAAAGACGGTCATCTGGTAATACTGCGCGGAAATCTGGCTCCCGAAGGCGCAGTGGCAAAAATAACGGGCAAAGAGGGAAACTCTTTCAGCGGCCCCGCGATTGTGTTTGATTCCGAAGAGCAAAGTATGAAAGCTATACTCGCCGGAAAGATTAAAAAAGGAAACGTAATTGTCGTCCGCTACGAGGGGCCCAAGGGCGGGCCCGGAATGAGGGAGATGCTTGGACCAACCGCTGCTGTGGTCGGCAGTGGGCTTGGAGACGATGTCGCGCTTATAACGGACGGGAGATTTTCCGGTGGCAGTCACGGATTCGTTGTTGGGCATGTAACACCCGAAGCGGCGGTCGGCGGTCCGCTGGCGCTTGTAAAAACGGGAGACAAAATCACCATTGACGCGAAGAAACGGGAAATCAACATCGCGGTTTCAAAGGCGGAATTGAAACGCAGAGCCGCACGCTGGCAAAAGCCCTCTCCTAAAGAAAAAACCGGAACGCTCGCCAAATACGCGCGGCTTGTGTCTTCGGCTTCCGATGGCGCGGTAACGGATCTGGCGGACTTCTGA
- a CDS encoding NUDIX domain-containing protein codes for MSRKNTRMYNEQFIKSVGLPQMESAGGLIVNDSGSVLFIMKGGRLDLPKGRVEGSASREETALREVVEETSIESDLLTIISPLCQTFHLTSYGNNEYIKKTKWFVMEYTGSGASLKPQLEEGITDCRWIHPDSFKIFKGAMRPRIYYVCSLWKKLFFERGIHKILLNKATG; via the coding sequence TTGAGCAGGAAAAACACGCGGATGTATAACGAGCAGTTCATCAAATCGGTTGGACTGCCGCAAATGGAGTCCGCCGGCGGGTTGATTGTGAACGATTCGGGTTCGGTTCTTTTTATTATGAAGGGCGGAAGGCTGGACCTTCCGAAAGGGCGCGTTGAGGGGTCTGCGTCGCGTGAAGAAACCGCGTTGCGCGAGGTTGTTGAGGAGACCTCAATTGAGTCTGATTTGCTGACGATTATCAGCCCGCTCTGCCAGACCTTTCATCTGACTTCCTACGGGAACAACGAGTACATAAAAAAAACCAAATGGTTTGTAATGGAATACACCGGAAGCGGCGCGAGTCTGAAACCCCAGTTGGAGGAAGGCATAACGGATTGCAGATGGATTCATCCGGACAGTTTTAAGATATTCAAAGGCGCGATGCGCCCCCGCATATACTATGTGTGTTCCCTGTGGAAAAAGCTCTTCTTTGAGAGAGGGATTCACAAAATTCTTCTCAACAAGGCGACGGGCTGA
- a CDS encoding prepilin-type N-terminal cleavage/methylation domain-containing protein translates to MWEKTHSEESSSSVFRGNKERGFTLLEFLFSAVLLAVLTAVGLSAISKQSKTQTFLINTSKMDHVAHSILSIISDEIKNSGAYGSGLPPIRFVDGGGKIDRDSRECDPSSAKEGGTDCITFESLSYEGQIAIKKSFFVEKGILKIRNSDSSRNQSLTTGGGELLVEDFQIGFFTSSGGGLQNSVPGGETLEAVKVTLTLKSPAPLQNPGNPYEIKTYSVVANPRNIR, encoded by the coding sequence GTGTGGGAAAAAACTCATTCAGAGGAGAGCAGTTCATCCGTGTTTCGCGGAAATAAAGAGCGCGGTTTCACTCTGCTGGAATTTCTTTTCTCCGCCGTATTGCTCGCGGTTTTAACGGCAGTCGGGCTTTCAGCGATTTCAAAACAGTCAAAAACTCAAACATTTTTGATAAACACGAGCAAAATGGACCATGTCGCCCATTCAATCCTCTCAATAATTTCCGATGAAATAAAAAATTCGGGCGCGTATGGAAGCGGGTTGCCGCCCATACGTTTTGTTGACGGCGGAGGAAAAATAGACAGAGACAGCCGGGAATGCGACCCGTCTTCGGCAAAAGAAGGAGGCACGGACTGTATTACTTTTGAGAGTTTGTCATACGAAGGACAAATTGCGATTAAAAAAAGTTTTTTCGTTGAAAAGGGAATCTTGAAAATCCGCAACAGCGACAGTTCAAGAAATCAGTCTCTAACGACGGGAGGAGGGGAATTGCTGGTTGAGGATTTTCAAATCGGTTTTTTCACAAGTTCGGGAGGCGGTCTTCAAAATTCCGTTCCCGGAGGCGAAACACTTGAAGCCGTAAAGGTAACCCTCACACTGAAATCGCCCGCGCCGCTTCAAAATCCCGGAAACCCTTATGAAATCAAAACCTATTCGGTCGTGGCAAATCCGAGAAACATACGATGA
- a CDS encoding zinc-binding dehydrogenase translates to MKAVIYNKPGDVSVEKIADPKIQDERDVILRVTKSAVCGSDLHFYRGIVPMDEGFVVGHEFMGVIEEVGKGARGLKKGDRVVAPFWVSCGSCVHCKNGLPTSCGGGGGCFGFGEGFGGYGGGQAEFVRVALADTTLEKVPEKIEDEKLLFLGDVFSTSYYCAELADIKPGQTVVIYGDGPLGLLAVPSARLFGAAEIIVVGHHKYRLDMAKKAGADTVINSSKEDATERIMDITGGVGADAALECIGSQDALLDTFKVTRPGGVISFIGLFLEPVPVPMLDFYLKNFTLRGGVCPAKNYITKLLPLVENGTVDPSFIITHDLPLADTPKGYEIMDKRTDNAVKVVLTP, encoded by the coding sequence ATGAAAGCGGTTATCTACAACAAACCCGGCGATGTAAGTGTGGAGAAGATTGCCGACCCGAAAATTCAGGATGAGCGCGATGTCATTCTCCGCGTAACAAAAAGTGCAGTCTGCGGTTCAGATCTGCATTTTTATCGCGGAATTGTTCCGATGGACGAGGGGTTTGTGGTCGGTCATGAATTTATGGGAGTAATTGAAGAAGTTGGGAAGGGCGCGCGCGGCTTGAAAAAAGGCGACAGGGTTGTCGCTCCCTTCTGGGTGAGTTGCGGTTCATGCGTTCACTGCAAAAACGGATTGCCTACTTCTTGCGGCGGCGGTGGCGGATGTTTCGGTTTCGGGGAAGGGTTTGGCGGCTACGGCGGCGGGCAGGCTGAGTTTGTCAGGGTCGCTCTTGCCGACACAACGCTTGAAAAGGTTCCAGAAAAGATTGAGGACGAGAAACTACTTTTTCTCGGAGATGTGTTTTCAACTTCTTATTACTGCGCCGAACTCGCGGACATTAAGCCGGGGCAAACGGTTGTGATTTACGGGGACGGGCCGCTCGGACTTCTTGCCGTGCCTTCGGCGCGGCTTTTTGGCGCGGCGGAAATTATAGTGGTGGGGCATCACAAATACCGGCTTGATATGGCGAAAAAAGCCGGCGCGGACACCGTGATTAACTCCTCAAAAGAGGATGCGACCGAAAGAATAATGGACATTACCGGAGGGGTTGGCGCCGATGCGGCTCTTGAATGCATCGGCTCTCAGGACGCTTTGCTTGATACATTCAAAGTAACCCGCCCGGGCGGAGTGATTTCTTTCATCGGACTTTTTCTTGAGCCCGTGCCCGTGCCTATGCTGGATTTTTACCTGAAAAACTTCACTCTTCGCGGCGGCGTGTGCCCCGCGAAAAACTACATAACGAAACTGCTTCCGCTTGTTGAGAATGGAACGGTTGACCCGTCTTTCATAATCACGCACGACCTTCCCCTTGCGGACACGCCAAAGGGGTATGAAATTATGGATAAACGGACGGACAATGCGGTCAAAGTCGTTTTGACGCCTTAA
- the coaBC gene encoding bifunctional phosphopantothenoylcysteine decarboxylase/phosphopantothenate--cysteine ligase CoaBC yields MSVLEDKKIVLGVTGSIAAYKSCEITRELMRRGAQVQVVMTKNAEKFITPLTLQTLSGKKAVSDPFDLQWESEIGHISLADGADAIVVAPATASFIGKMAGAIADTLLGAVILATKAPVVVCPAMNVNMYSNPLVRGNFEKLTGAGVVIVGPAEGDLACGWEGKGRLSETEEIIAEIERAVAPDDFKGKKLLVTAGASREYIDPVRFISNPSTGKMGCAIARAGWLRGADVVLVSGAGAGIDLPGMRRVEAKSVQEMFDVVMENAGDADFVIKAAAVGDYAPAKEEKEKIKKTSETMCLQLEKTPDILEEVGKSLKKNGRGKKSVVVGFSAETQSIIENSQKKLKKKNADMIVANDVSAEGSGFGTDTNQAVFIKPEGEPQSLPLMTKDALGHKILDAALGIYEGKYDNG; encoded by the coding sequence ATGAGCGTTCTTGAAGATAAAAAAATCGTGCTCGGTGTAACCGGAAGCATCGCCGCCTACAAATCATGTGAAATCACAAGAGAATTGATGCGGCGTGGCGCGCAGGTTCAGGTTGTTATGACAAAAAACGCCGAAAAATTCATAACGCCGCTGACGCTTCAAACGCTTTCGGGCAAAAAGGCGGTTTCAGACCCGTTTGACCTACAATGGGAATCGGAGATAGGACACATCTCGCTCGCGGACGGCGCGGACGCGATTGTTGTCGCGCCGGCGACCGCTTCATTTATCGGCAAAATGGCGGGCGCAATCGCGGACACTCTGCTCGGAGCCGTAATTCTCGCCACAAAAGCCCCGGTGGTTGTGTGCCCCGCAATGAACGTCAATATGTATTCAAACCCGCTTGTGCGCGGCAATTTTGAAAAACTCACGGGCGCGGGTGTTGTAATTGTGGGACCGGCGGAGGGAGACCTCGCTTGCGGATGGGAAGGAAAGGGACGGCTGAGTGAAACGGAGGAAATTATCGCTGAAATCGAAAGAGCGGTCGCTCCCGATGACTTCAAAGGAAAAAAACTGCTGGTTACGGCAGGCGCGTCCCGTGAGTACATAGACCCCGTGCGTTTCATATCCAATCCGTCAACCGGCAAGATGGGATGCGCCATAGCGCGCGCAGGCTGGTTGCGGGGAGCCGATGTTGTTCTCGTGTCGGGCGCGGGCGCGGGAATTGATTTGCCCGGAATGCGGCGTGTGGAAGCAAAATCCGTTCAGGAGATGTTTGATGTGGTGATGGAAAATGCCGGGGACGCAGATTTTGTCATAAAAGCGGCGGCCGTGGGAGACTACGCGCCCGCGAAGGAAGAAAAGGAAAAAATTAAAAAGACCTCTGAAACTATGTGTTTGCAACTTGAAAAAACACCCGACATTCTGGAAGAGGTCGGCAAATCTCTTAAAAAAAACGGGCGTGGAAAAAAATCCGTTGTTGTCGGATTTTCCGCCGAAACGCAGTCAATCATTGAAAACTCTCAAAAAAAATTGAAAAAGAAAAACGCTGATATGATAGTTGCCAATGACGTTTCAGCCGAAGGCTCGGGTTTCGGCACGGACACAAATCAGGCAGTTTTTATAAAACCCGAAGGCGAACCTCAATCCCTTCCGCTTATGACCAAAGACGCGCTCGGACACAAAATTCTGGACGCGGCTTTGGGAATTTATGAGGGTAAATATGACAACGGATAA
- a CDS encoding prepilin-type N-terminal cleavage/methylation domain-containing protein: MRRGEKGFTLLESLFAMLIVSAGVAAALEIHSATLKNRALGNAALVAETEIESLMERDRGRLGTLVKSGATNPIEEIFSHIQTSELSCKNLSRLDCEKIAENSGTVCRAPESTEGAVKIKYIACVGKNSFRGEQFIRVSRK, from the coding sequence ATGAGACGCGGTGAGAAAGGATTTACGCTTTTGGAATCGCTGTTCGCCATGCTTATTGTTTCGGCGGGTGTGGCGGCGGCGCTTGAAATTCATTCGGCAACACTGAAAAACCGCGCTCTTGGCAACGCAGCTCTGGTCGCGGAGACAGAAATTGAATCTCTGATGGAAAGAGACAGGGGACGGCTCGGAACTCTCGTAAAATCCGGCGCGACAAATCCGATTGAAGAGATTTTCAGCCACATTCAAACTTCGGAACTTTCGTGTAAAAATCTGTCGCGACTGGACTGCGAGAAAATCGCGGAAAATTCCGGCACAGTCTGCCGCGCACCGGAATCCACCGAAGGTGCGGTAAAAATAAAATACATCGCCTGTGTGGGAAAAAACTCATTCAGAGGAGAGCAGTTCATCCGTGTTTCGCGGAAATAA
- a CDS encoding polyphosphate kinase has protein sequence MGSARKVKNGLSEHKKFKGIVRRIETVYENISPAKYPNEKRRLQYELLKIQQDVVKHGRRLAIVFEGRDAAGKGSTIKRFTEHMMPRHYRIVELGVPTPKESKNWLRRYMEHMPCKGEIVFFDRSWYTRALVHSTMGYCTKAQYRYFMENVLKWEEGLFDRGIEVVKFYLSVDIKTQLVRFNERMKDPLKFWKLSPHDLKARNKWARFSRYKEQMFQRTSSEDLPWVVINSNSKREAALTCMLYLARLNGADFTPLTGELMETEYEIDFKGVNFKGLTARQYAVIAGLIEQEKHADV, from the coding sequence ATGGGTTCGGCAAGAAAAGTCAAAAACGGCCTTTCAGAACATAAAAAATTCAAGGGTATAGTTCGTCGCATAGAAACCGTGTATGAAAACATCTCGCCCGCCAAATACCCGAACGAAAAACGCCGTCTTCAATACGAACTTCTGAAAATTCAGCAGGATGTTGTCAAACACGGGCGCCGTCTTGCAATTGTGTTTGAAGGTAGGGACGCCGCGGGCAAAGGCTCCACAATCAAGCGGTTCACCGAGCATATGATGCCGCGCCATTACAGAATTGTTGAGCTTGGGGTCCCAACTCCGAAAGAGTCAAAAAACTGGCTCCGCCGCTATATGGAACATATGCCGTGCAAGGGTGAGATAGTGTTTTTTGACCGCTCGTGGTATACGCGCGCCCTTGTGCACTCAACAATGGGATACTGCACGAAAGCGCAATACAGGTATTTCATGGAAAATGTTCTCAAGTGGGAGGAGGGTCTTTTTGACCGGGGGATTGAAGTCGTTAAGTTCTATCTTTCCGTGGACATCAAAACCCAGCTTGTCCGTTTCAATGAAAGAATGAAAGACCCGCTCAAATTCTGGAAACTGTCGCCCCATGACCTCAAGGCGCGAAATAAATGGGCGCGGTTTTCACGATACAAAGAGCAGATGTTTCAGCGCACTTCTTCGGAAGATCTTCCGTGGGTCGTCATAAACTCTAACTCAAAGCGCGAAGCGGCTCTTACGTGCATGTTGTATCTCGCCCGCCTCAACGGGGCGGATTTTACTCCACTTACGGGCGAGTTGATGGAAACGGAATACGAGATTGATTTCAAAGGGGTGAATTTCAAGGGGTTGACCGCTCGGCAGTATGCGGTCATAGCGGGTTTGATTGAGCAGGAAAAACACGCGGATGTATAA
- the bioA gene encoding adenosylmethionine--8-amino-7-oxononanoate transaminase, producing MSTGRNNIWHPFTQMKEHEDSPPLMIEKGEGSYLIDSEGNRYIDGVSSLWVNIHGHSVSEIEDAVKNQLNSIGHSTLLGLSNPAAEDLAEKLVRAAPSGLSKVFFSGDGASAVEVAIKMAFQYWKNKGETRAKFIFLENGYHGDTLGAVSVGGIDMFHSAFKPLLSENFKAPSYYCYRCPLSKTYPSCGVACADEIDRICSEHLGEIAAVIIEPYVQAAGGMIVSPPGYLEKVREIADKRDVLLIVDEVATGFGRTGKMFACEHEDVCPDMMVLGKGLTGGYTALSATLTTKRVYEAFLGDYEEFKTFFHGHSYSGNPLACAAGVGNFMAFENRKTLEKLPEKIEFFENELKEFNSIENVGDVRNKGLMAGIELVKDKSTKEKYPAGEKMGWKVAEKAMDYGVLLRPLGDVVVLMPPVGIEMDDLKKLMKATYRAVREVATES from the coding sequence ATGTCCACAGGACGCAACAACATTTGGCACCCTTTCACGCAGATGAAAGAGCATGAGGATTCTCCCCCGCTTATGATAGAGAAGGGCGAGGGGTCTTACCTTATAGATTCCGAAGGCAACCGTTACATAGACGGCGTTTCATCGCTGTGGGTGAATATCCACGGGCACAGTGTTTCAGAGATAGAGGACGCGGTCAAAAACCAGTTGAACAGCATAGGCCACAGCACACTTCTGGGGCTTTCAAACCCCGCCGCCGAAGACCTTGCTGAAAAACTCGTTCGCGCCGCCCCGTCCGGGCTCTCAAAGGTTTTCTTCTCCGGCGACGGAGCGTCAGCCGTTGAAGTGGCGATTAAAATGGCGTTTCAGTATTGGAAAAACAAGGGAGAAACGCGCGCAAAGTTTATTTTCCTTGAAAACGGCTATCACGGAGACACGCTCGGAGCGGTGTCCGTCGGCGGGATAGACATGTTTCACTCCGCTTTCAAGCCTCTTTTGTCGGAAAATTTCAAAGCGCCTTCGTATTATTGCTATCGCTGTCCGCTTTCAAAAACCTATCCGTCGTGCGGAGTTGCCTGCGCCGATGAAATTGACCGTATTTGCTCGGAACACCTCGGCGAGATAGCGGCGGTAATAATTGAACCCTATGTTCAGGCGGCGGGCGGAATGATTGTGTCGCCTCCGGGATACCTCGAAAAAGTCAGAGAGATTGCCGACAAGCGCGATGTTTTGCTGATAGTGGACGAAGTCGCCACGGGGTTTGGCAGAACCGGCAAGATGTTCGCGTGCGAGCACGAAGATGTCTGCCCCGATATGATGGTTCTTGGCAAAGGGCTTACGGGCGGATACACGGCTTTGTCCGCCACGCTTACGACTAAGCGCGTGTATGAGGCGTTTCTCGGAGATTACGAGGAGTTCAAAACCTTTTTCCACGGACACAGTTATTCGGGCAATCCGCTTGCGTGCGCGGCCGGAGTTGGCAACTTCATGGCTTTTGAGAACCGAAAAACACTTGAGAAACTGCCTGAAAAGATTGAATTTTTTGAGAACGAACTCAAAGAGTTCAACTCAATTGAAAATGTTGGCGATGTCAGAAACAAGGGGCTTATGGCGGGAATTGAACTTGTAAAGGACAAAAGCACAAAAGAGAAATATCCCGCAGGCGAGAAAATGGGCTGGAAGGTCGCGGAAAAGGCGATGGACTACGGCGTTTTGTTGCGTCCGCTCGGAGATGTTGTGGTTTTAATGCCTCCGGTGGGGATTGAGATGGATGATTTGAAAAAACTTATGAAGGCGACCTACAGGGCGGTGCGGGAAGTTGCCACAGAGAGCTGA